A window of Variovorax sp. HW608 genomic DNA:
ATCCGCAACTTCGCCGATCTGATGCAGGTCGAGGACGACCGCCCGGATCTGCACTTTCACTCGGGGGGATACCTCTTTCTTGCCAGCACGCCCGAGCAGGTGCAGACGCTGCGCGAGAACCACGAGGTTCAGCGCGCCTGCGGCGCCGACGTCGTGCTCTGGAATCGCGACGAACTGGTCCGCGCCTTTCCGCACCTGCGCGTGCACGACATCGAGTTGGCCTCCTATGGCCGTTCCGGGGAAGGCTGGTTCAACAACACCGGCCTGATGAATGGCTTCAAGGCCAAGGCGCGGGCGCAGGGCGCGACGTTCGTCCACGACGAAGTAGTGGCGATCGGCCGCGAAGGAAATCGCATCCACTCGGTAACGCTCAAGTCAGACCGTGTCGTTCAGGCGGGCATCGTGGTCAACGCCTCCGGGCCCCGCGCCGCGCTGACAGCGCGCATGGCGGGTCTGGATATTCCGGTCGAGCCGCGCAAGCGCACGCTCTTCGTGTTCGACTGTGCCAGGACCCCGGAGGGAAGCGCCCAAGTCAACTCAGGGCGCTTGCCGCTGATGATCGATCCGTCGGGTGTGTTCTGTCGACCTGAAGGCAAGTATTTCCTGACGGGCTGCCCGCCGGTGGAGGATCCTGCGGTCGATTGGGACGACTTCGAGCCTCGCTACAACGAGTTCGAGGAGATCATCTGGCCCGCCTTGGCCGAGCGATCGGAGGCCTTCGAGGCGATCAAGGTCGTCAGCCAGTGGGCTGGGCACTACGACTTCAACACCCTGGACCACAACCTCGTCGTCGGGCCGCATCCGGAGGTGAAGAACTTCGTCTTCGCCAACGGCTTCTCCGGGCATGGCTTGCAGCAAGGGCCGGCCGCCGGACGCGGCGTCTCCGAACTGATCATCTACGGGGGGTTTCGCACGCTGGACCTGTCGGAAGTCGGGTTCGAACGGATCATCGAGAACAGGCCCTTCCTGGAAAAGGCCGTGATTTGATCTCGCGCTCTTCAGCCGCTTCGCGCAGCCATGACTCAATTGACCCTATGAAAGGAGTGTGATCTCGTGAAAAATCAATCGGTGGCCGTTGTGGGGGGAGCCTCGGGCCTGGGGTTGGCAACGGCAAGGCTGATGCTGAGCCACGGCGTCCGGCGCATTGCGCTGATCGACAGGAACGAAGAGGCCCTGGAGGCGGCCTCATCCCGGCTGAGATCGGAAGGCGGCGACGTGATCATTGTCGCGGGCGACATCTCTCGCCGAGATTCCGCGCATGCGGCGTTCGAGGCGGTCGCACGCGCGTTCGGCCGGGTTGACAGCCTGATCAACTCGGCCGCCATCTATCCTCGAAAGGACATCCTGGAGATCACGGACGAGGACTGGGATCTCGAGAACGCCATCAACATCAAGGGCACCTACCACATGATGGTGGCCTTCGTGAAGCACGTCCTGCAGCAGCCCCCTGCGGGGCTTGTCGCGGGCCGCATCGTCAACGTCACCTCCGTCGACGCCTTCAAGGCCCATCCCCAGAACGCCCACTATGCGGCGACCAAGGCCGCCGTGGTCAGTCTGACCAAGAGCTTTGCCCATGCCTGCGCCAAGTCCGGCATCCTGGTCAACTCCGTGGCCCCGGCGGGCTTCGCCACGGAGCGCGCCAAGCAACTGGGCTTTCTGGCCGAACTTGCGCAGGCCAATCCCCTGGGGCGCGCGGCCGAGCCGGAAGAGATTGCCGAATGGATCGTGATGCTGGCCTCTAGCCGCAACACCTACGCAACCGGCGAAAACGTCATCGTGAGCGGAGGCTACATCTATGGCTGAGCATCCCGTCGAGGAGCAACGCACGGCCCTGGTGACCGGCGCGTCCAGTGGCATCGGTCGCGCGGTGGCGGTACGGCTTCGCCGCGAAGGCTGGCGCGTGTTGGCGCTCGGCAGAAGCGAAGCTGCGCTGCGGAGCGTGGCCGAGGAATCTGGCGCGGACCCGTTCTGCGCCGATGTTCGCGACACGACAACGATCGCCCGGCGGCTGGCCGACCAGTCGATTGACGCAGTGATCCATGCCGCCGGCGTGCTCGCAAGCCGCGAGCTTTTCCAGGACATCGAGCCCGACGCGATCGACCAGATGATCGCGACCAACCTCGCTGCGCCCCTGCAGCTCACGCGGGCGCTGTTGCCAGGCATGATCGCGCGCCAGCGGGGTCACCTGGTCTTCATCGGCTCCAGTGCGGGCCGTTGGCCGCATCCGAACGCCTCGGTGTACGGGGCAACGAAAGCGGGGGTAAGCCTGTTCTGCGATGCACTGCGATGCGATCTTCTCGGCACGGGCGTTCGTGTCACCGAGGTTGCGCCCGGGCGGGTCCAGACCCAGCTCTACAGATCGACCCTGGGAGACGATGCCGGCACGCAGCTCTACGAGGGCTACGCATCGATCCAGCCCGAAGAGATCGCCGAATTGGTGGCCACCTGCCTGCAACTGCCGCCACACGTGGACGTCTCCCGGGTCGAAGTGTTTCCGACGGATCAGGCGGTAGGCGGGGCACGCATCGTCAAGGCGCGTTGAATCGCGATAACTTCGATAGCAGTCATTGCGAATGGCGGGCTCAATGAACCTCGATGACTGCAATGGGATCGAGACGGCAAGTAGCGTGCGGAATCTTCAACGACAGCAACCGCTGCCTGGCCGAACCGCTTGCCGCGGGAGCCGCGATGGCCGCCCCGCTCCGCGAGCTTCCACGTGGCCGCGAAGTGCCAGGAGCCGAAGCTGATGCGCGCGGTCGAGAAGATCCTCGTCGGAGAGATTTCCTGGCTGGGTCATCATGATGATGTGATTCTGCCGTGGTCCTGCCGCGGCCATCGCCCGATCACTGCTCGGAGGCTAGTCGCGCAGCACCCAGCCGTCGGGCACGGCCTTCAGCAGGGGACTCTCGAACACGCCGACGACGCGCGCGGCGCGTTCGGCGCCGAGCCGGTCGATCCAGCGGCGGCCTTGCAGCATCGCGACCCCGCAGGCGATCACGTTGCCGCCGAGCGACTCGATCAGGTCCCACGCCGCGAGCAGCGTCGTGCCGGTGCTGACGGCGTCGTCGACCAGCACGAGGCGCTTGCCGTCGATCAGCGGCCTGAGGTTGGGGTCGAGGTAGACGCGCTTGCCCGGTGTCGGGGAAGTGATCGAATGCACCGGCGCGGACAGTGCTTCGTCATACCAGAACTTGCGCGAGTAGCCCATCGGCACATAGCGCGCGTGGCCCAGCGCGCGCGCCACCACGGGCGCGAGCGCAAGGCCGAGGGTGGGCAATCCGATCACCAGCTCCGGCATCTGTGCGGACAGGCGTGCGGCCAGCATCGCACCCAGCGTCTCGACGACATCGAGTGATGCGTGATTGACCAGCAGCGATGCCACGGCATGCGAGGGCTCGCCGGCCAGCTGACGTATCGGCAGCACGAGCACACGCCCGTCCGGCAGGCGCGCCGGGTAGCCGAACTGCCAGGGCGCCTCCGTCCGATCGACCGCATCGGCCGGAACGATGTGCTGCCAGTAGCCGGTGGTGGGTTCGGTGAAGTGGCGGGCCATGGCGAGCTCAGAGCGCTTCGAGTTGGCGCGAGGGATCGGGAAGCGGCGTGGCGGCCAGCAGCCGCTGGGTGTACGGGTCGCGCGGCGCGTCGAGCACCGAGTCGGCGCTGCCGCTTTCCACCACGCGGCCCCGGTGCATCACCATCACGCGATCGGCCATGGCCCGCACCACGCCCAGGTCGTGCGTGATGAAGAGGTAGGAGAGCTTTCTTTCGCGCTGCAGGTCGAACATCAGCCTGAGGATCTGCGCGCGCACCGAAACGTCGAGCGCCGACACCGGCTCGTCGGCCACGATCAGCGCGGGGTTCGATGCCAGCGCGCGCGCAATGCCCACACGCTGGCGCTGGCCGCCGGAGAGTTCGTGCGGAAGCCGGTCGCGAAAGTGCGCGGCCGGCAGCCCGACCTGATCGAGCAGCGCATCGATCTCCAGCGAGGCGGCGCGACGGTCGAGTCCGCGGTGCCAGGTCAGCGGCAGCGCGACGCTCTGGCCGATGGTGCGGCGCGGATTCAGCGAACCGCCGGTGTCCTGGAACACCACCTGGACTTCGCGGCGAAACCTGCGCGCCGCATCGCCCGAGTGCATCGAGATGTCGACGCCCTTGTAGAGGATGGTCCCTTCGCTCGGCGCGGTGAGCCCCAGCAGCATGCGCCCGAGCGTCGTCTTGCCGCTGCCGCTTTCGCCGACCAGCGCCAGCACTTCGCCGGCACCGATCGAGAGCGAGACGCCATCCACCGCGCGCTGCATCTGCCGGGCGCGGAACAGCCCGCCGCTCGCGCGCACGGGAAACAGCCGGCAGAGGTCGCGGGCTTCGAGCAGCGGTGCGTTCGTGCCTGCGTTCATAGTGAGGTGAGCTCGCTGCGCTGCCACGCGTCGGCGGCGATCGGGTCGTCGCTCAGGTGGCAGCGGTCGGCGCCGTTTCCGTGCGCGCGCAGCGCCGGCACGGCGGCGTCGCAGAGACCACCGCGGGCGATCGGGCATCGCGGATGAAAGCGGCAGCCTTCCGGCCAATGGCCGGCGATCGGCACGCTGCCCGGAATCGAGAACAGCGAATGCGCGCGGGACCGCGGGCTCAGGATGCTCCCCAGCAGCCCCTGCGTGTAGGGATGGCGCGGCGCCGCGAAGAGCGCTGCGACTTGGTTCGACTCGACCACCTGGCCGGCGTACATCACGTTGACGCGCTGGCAGGTCTCGGCCACCACCGCGAGGTCGTGCGTGATCAGCAGGATGCCCAGATCGAGTTCCTTGCGCAGGCGCATCAGCAGCTTCAGGATGCCCGCCTGCACGGTGACGTCGAGGGCCGTGGTCGGCTCGTCGGCGATCAGCAGCGCGGGCCGCATCGCGAGTGCCGCCGCGATCAGGATACGCTGGCGCATGCCGCCGGAAAGCTCGTGCGGGTACTGGCGGGCCACCCGCGCGGCGTTGGGCAGCTCCATCATGTCGAGCAGTTCGAGCACGCGCGCTTCCAGCCCCTCGGTGCGGCCATGCGCGCGCAACGGCTCGGCGATCTGGCGCCCGACCGGCATCAGCGGGTCGAGGTAGCTCGTCGGGTCCTGGAACACCATGCCGAGCTGCGCCCCGCGCACGGTGCGCAGCTCGGCGTGCCTCAGCTGCGCGAGGTCGCGGCCGTCGATCAGGATCTGCCCCGCGGCCACCCGCGCCAGCGGCGAGGGAAAGAGGTTCATGATCGCAAAGGCGGTCATCGACTTGCCCGAACCCGATTCGCCGACAAGGCCCACCGCCTCGCCGCGGCGCACCGACAGCGACAGGTCGTTCACCACCCGCAGCGCGGTCGCGCCCCGACCGATATCGACCGACAGGCCGCGCACGTCGAGCAAGGGTTCGGCGTGGCTCACTTCGCATGCCCCCGCGGGTTGAGCGCATCGTTCAGTGCGTCGCCGAAGACATTGAACGACAGCACGGTGAGCGCGATCGCCAGTCCCGGAAAGGCCGACATCCACCAGGCGCTGCGCAGGTACTGCTGCGCGTCGTTGAGCATCGCACCCCACGACACGTGGTTGGGATCGCCGAGCCCGAAGAAGCTCAGGCTCGCCTCGATCAGGATCGCCATCGCGATGTCGAGCGAGCCGAGCACGATGATCGGCGCCGCCACGTTGGGCAGGATCTCGCGCAGGATGATCGCGCCGTGCCCCATGCCCGCCACGCGCGCCGCGTCGACGAACTGCGATTGCGCGAGCGCCGCGACCGAGGCGCGCACCACGCGCGCGAGCTGCGGCCACGCGAGCGCGGCGATGACCACGATCATCTTGAACACGCTGGTGCCGAACAGCGCGATCACGATCAGTGCGACGACGAAGCGCGGCAGCGTCTGGAAGAACTCGGCGATGCGCATCAGGAGCGCATCGAGCCAGCCGCCGAAGTAGCCCGCCAGCGCGCCGACGATCACGCCGACGACGACCGCGCACAGCGCGCTCAACACGCCGACGGTGAGCGAGATGCGCGTGCCGAAAACGACGCGCGCCCAGATGTCGCGGCCCAGGTCGTCGGTGCCGAGCCAGTGGCCGGGCGAGAGCGGCTCGAGCAGCGAGCTGTCGCCGCCGCCGAGCGGGTCGTAGGCGGTCACGAGGGGCGCGAGGATCGCGAGCGCGAAGAGCAGCGCGAGGAAGACCAGCGCGAAGAGTGTGGTCGGCCTGCGCAACAGGCGTCGCCGGAAGCCGGCCTTGCGAAAGAGCGTGCCCGCCGTGGGGACCGCAACGGGGCTGAGGGTCACTTCGCTCATGCGCGTTCGATCCGCGGATCGATCAGTCGGTGAATGATGTCGGTGACGAGGTTCGCGATGACCACGGTGACGGACACCATCAAAAGGATCGCCAGCATCACCGGATAGTCGCGCTTGGAGATCGATTCATAGAGCAGCCGCCCGATGCCGGGCCACGCGAACACGGCCTCGATCAGGGCCGAGCCCGCGAGCACGAAGCCGACGTTGTAGCCGATGACCGTCAGCACCGGTGCCGCGGCGTTGCGCAGCGCGTGCACCACGACGACCGTCCATTCGGACGCGCCGCGCGAGCGCGAAGCGAGGATGAAGTCGGCGTTCATCACCTCCAGCATCGCGGCACGCGTGATGCGGGTGATCAAGGTGAGATAGCGCAGCGACAACGCAAAGGCCGGCAGCACCAGGTACGACAGGTGCTGCACGAAGCCCTCGAAGCCCGGAAGCAGGCCGCGCACGGGGTTGTTGCCCTGCGACGGCAGCCATCCCAGCCAGATCGCGAACACGAGGATCAGCAACTGGCCGAGCCAGAAATCCGGAACCGAATAGCCCGCCGATGAAAGCCCCTGGATCGCCGAGTCGACCAGCCCGCGACCCGGGCGCGAAGCCGAGCGCGCGGCGACGACGCCGAAAGCGATCCCCAGCACGCTCGCGAAGGCGAGCGCTGTCATCGTGAGTTCCAGCGTGGCGCCCAGCCGTTCGAGGATCAGCGCCGCCACCGGTTGCTGGTTGGCGAACGAATAGCCGAAGTCGCCCTGCACCACCTTGCCCAGGTAGCGCAGCAACTGGATCCACACGGGTTGGTCGAGCCCGAACTCGCGGCGCATCTGCTCGAGGTATTCCGGCGGCGCGGGAAAGTCGCCCACCAGCAGCGTGATCGGATCGCCCGGCGTGAAGGCGATCAAGAGGAAGTTGAGCACCACCACCGCGAGCAGCAGCGGTATCGCATGCAGCAGGCGCCGCAGGATGAACGAGGACATCGATCGCGGTCAGTCTGTACGCTTGACACCAGCCCACTGGTCGCGCGCATCGAGCGCCGGGAAGGCTCCGGTGAGCTTCCTGCTCGCGGTGTCGACCGTCTCTTCATCGAAGAGCACCAGCGTCGGCAGGTCCTCGTTGAGGATCACCTGCAGCTCCTTGTAGAGCTTGGCGCGAACCTCGCGATCGGTGGCCGTGGCGGCGCGGGCGAGCAGGTCGTCGACCTTCGGATTCGAATAGCCGCTCGCGTTGGTGTTTGGCGCGGTGCCGGTGTAGGTGTTGTACAGGCGCGTGTAGCCTATCGCCGGGTCGCCAGCCGAGAAGTACGAGCCCAGCATCATGTCGTAGTCGCGCTTGGCGAACACGCGGTCGTAGTACACCGAGCGCTCCAGCGGCTCCAGCTTCACTTCCAGGCCGATCTGGCGCAGGTTGTCCTGGATGATCTGCGCCTGCGCGCGCATCTGCGCGCGGCTGGCGTCGAAGGGCATGCGCACCGTCGTGCTGCCGGCCTTGGCGCCGGCCTTCTCGAACAGGGCCTTGGCACGCGCGGGATCGAGCGGGTACTTCTTCGCGTAGCTCACCTCGTCGTTGAAGAGCCACTTGAAGCCGTCGCCGAAGGCCCCCGCGCCCGGGCGGGCGATGCCGTTCATGGCCTGCTTGACGAGCCGCTGCCGGTCGATCGCGAAGGCCGCCGCATGGCGCGCCTCCAGCTTCGAGAACAGCGGCGACTCTGTGTTGAACATCAGGAAGTAGACCGCCGGGATGTTGACGCCGCGGCGCGGCGCCAGGCTCTTGTCGGCGAGGATGCGCGGGACTTCGGGCTTGGGCGTGTAGAAGTCGAGCAGCTCGTCGATCTCGCCCGTCTGCAATGCGGGCACGCGGTTGGCGGCCTGCGGAATCACCTGGAAGATGATCGATTCGAGAAAGGGCTTGTCGCCGTCCCAGTACTGGTCGTTGCGCACGAGCTTGATGCTGGCCCCGCGCTTCCATTCGCCGAACTTGAAAGGACCGGTGCCGACCGGCTTCTGGTTGGCCGGGTTGGTGCCGATGTTGCTGCCTTCATAGAGGTGG
This region includes:
- a CDS encoding ABC transporter permease, yielding MSEVTLSPVAVPTAGTLFRKAGFRRRLLRRPTTLFALVFLALLFALAILAPLVTAYDPLGGGDSSLLEPLSPGHWLGTDDLGRDIWARVVFGTRISLTVGVLSALCAVVVGVIVGALAGYFGGWLDALLMRIAEFFQTLPRFVVALIVIALFGTSVFKMIVVIAALAWPQLARVVRASVAALAQSQFVDAARVAGMGHGAIILREILPNVAAPIIVLGSLDIAMAILIEASLSFFGLGDPNHVSWGAMLNDAQQYLRSAWWMSAFPGLAIALTVLSFNVFGDALNDALNPRGHAK
- a CDS encoding NAD(P)/FAD-dependent oxidoreductase codes for the protein MNERYDVVVIGGAVIGSSVAYYLTANPDFRGSVLVVERDPTYITAATSLSSSSIRTQFSNAINVKISQYGSEVIRNFADLMQVEDDRPDLHFHSGGYLFLASTPEQVQTLRENHEVQRACGADVVLWNRDELVRAFPHLRVHDIELASYGRSGEGWFNNTGLMNGFKAKARAQGATFVHDEVVAIGREGNRIHSVTLKSDRVVQAGIVVNASGPRAALTARMAGLDIPVEPRKRTLFVFDCARTPEGSAQVNSGRLPLMIDPSGVFCRPEGKYFLTGCPPVEDPAVDWDDFEPRYNEFEEIIWPALAERSEAFEAIKVVSQWAGHYDFNTLDHNLVVGPHPEVKNFVFANGFSGHGLQQGPAAGRGVSELIIYGGFRTLDLSEVGFERIIENRPFLEKAVI
- a CDS encoding ABC transporter permease, coding for MSSFILRRLLHAIPLLLAVVVLNFLLIAFTPGDPITLLVGDFPAPPEYLEQMRREFGLDQPVWIQLLRYLGKVVQGDFGYSFANQQPVAALILERLGATLELTMTALAFASVLGIAFGVVAARSASRPGRGLVDSAIQGLSSAGYSVPDFWLGQLLILVFAIWLGWLPSQGNNPVRGLLPGFEGFVQHLSYLVLPAFALSLRYLTLITRITRAAMLEVMNADFILASRSRGASEWTVVVVHALRNAAAPVLTVIGYNVGFVLAGSALIEAVFAWPGIGRLLYESISKRDYPVMLAILLMVSVTVVIANLVTDIIHRLIDPRIERA
- a CDS encoding SDR family NAD(P)-dependent oxidoreductase; this encodes MKNQSVAVVGGASGLGLATARLMLSHGVRRIALIDRNEEALEAASSRLRSEGGDVIIVAGDISRRDSAHAAFEAVARAFGRVDSLINSAAIYPRKDILEITDEDWDLENAINIKGTYHMMVAFVKHVLQQPPAGLVAGRIVNVTSVDAFKAHPQNAHYAATKAAVVSLTKSFAHACAKSGILVNSVAPAGFATERAKQLGFLAELAQANPLGRAAEPEEIAEWIVMLASSRNTYATGENVIVSGGYIYG
- a CDS encoding ABC transporter ATP-binding protein, which produces MSHAEPLLDVRGLSVDIGRGATALRVVNDLSLSVRRGEAVGLVGESGSGKSMTAFAIMNLFPSPLARVAAGQILIDGRDLAQLRHAELRTVRGAQLGMVFQDPTSYLDPLMPVGRQIAEPLRAHGRTEGLEARVLELLDMMELPNAARVARQYPHELSGGMRQRILIAAALAMRPALLIADEPTTALDVTVQAGILKLLMRLRKELDLGILLITHDLAVVAETCQRVNVMYAGQVVESNQVAALFAAPRHPYTQGLLGSILSPRSRAHSLFSIPGSVPIAGHWPEGCRFHPRCPIARGGLCDAAVPALRAHGNGADRCHLSDDPIAADAWQRSELTSL
- a CDS encoding SDR family oxidoreductase, producing MAEHPVEEQRTALVTGASSGIGRAVAVRLRREGWRVLALGRSEAALRSVAEESGADPFCADVRDTTTIARRLADQSIDAVIHAAGVLASRELFQDIEPDAIDQMIATNLAAPLQLTRALLPGMIARQRGHLVFIGSSAGRWPHPNASVYGATKAGVSLFCDALRCDLLGTGVRVTEVAPGRVQTQLYRSTLGDDAGTQLYEGYASIQPEEIAELVATCLQLPPHVDVSRVEVFPTDQAVGGARIVKAR
- a CDS encoding ABC transporter substrate-binding protein, which encodes MKNLPRLTRRHLTLGALAAAGGLATTRYGRAATGKGTAVLAIDADPPTLNLGTTTDFAAGDVSAKILEGLVWLDPQYNAKPSLATAWTVSPDGKTYRFTLRPGVKWHDGKDFTSADVKFTLTEVIGKLHPRAAPVFKNLGLEVDAPDALTVVVRLQKPYAPLLSQMTVFDAPILPRHLYEGSNIGTNPANQKPVGTGPFKFGEWKRGASIKLVRNDQYWDGDKPFLESIIFQVIPQAANRVPALQTGEIDELLDFYTPKPEVPRILADKSLAPRRGVNIPAVYFLMFNTESPLFSKLEARHAAAFAIDRQRLVKQAMNGIARPGAGAFGDGFKWLFNDEVSYAKKYPLDPARAKALFEKAGAKAGSTTVRMPFDASRAQMRAQAQIIQDNLRQIGLEVKLEPLERSVYYDRVFAKRDYDMMLGSYFSAGDPAIGYTRLYNTYTGTAPNTNASGYSNPKVDDLLARAATATDREVRAKLYKELQVILNEDLPTLVLFDEETVDTASRKLTGAFPALDARDQWAGVKRTD
- a CDS encoding ATP-binding cassette domain-containing protein; translation: MNAGTNAPLLEARDLCRLFPVRASGGLFRARQMQRAVDGVSLSIGAGEVLALVGESGSGKTTLGRMLLGLTAPSEGTILYKGVDISMHSGDAARRFRREVQVVFQDTGGSLNPRRTIGQSVALPLTWHRGLDRRAASLEIDALLDQVGLPAAHFRDRLPHELSGGQRQRVGIARALASNPALIVADEPVSALDVSVRAQILRLMFDLQRERKLSYLFITHDLGVVRAMADRVMVMHRGRVVESGSADSVLDAPRDPYTQRLLAATPLPDPSRQLEAL
- a CDS encoding phosphoribosyltransferase; this encodes MARHFTEPTTGYWQHIVPADAVDRTEAPWQFGYPARLPDGRVLVLPIRQLAGEPSHAVASLLVNHASLDVVETLGAMLAARLSAQMPELVIGLPTLGLALAPVVARALGHARYVPMGYSRKFWYDEALSAPVHSITSPTPGKRVYLDPNLRPLIDGKRLVLVDDAVSTGTTLLAAWDLIESLGGNVIACGVAMLQGRRWIDRLGAERAARVVGVFESPLLKAVPDGWVLRD